The Osmerus eperlanus chromosome 25, fOsmEpe2.1, whole genome shotgun sequence DNA window GTTGCTATCTGGTGTCCAAACAATTATGCTTCTCCTCTAGAGATTAAAAATCATGTATTGCCATTGATTGGTGAGCGGCCTGCAGCTTACAGTTCATTCTTTTCTCTTTTAATCAGCCATGCCTGATTTTCCCGAATGAGATGataattaataacattttcCATTGAAAATCTtcaaaacggagaagtatattGGCAAAAATTCCATTATCCAGGCCTTAAGGATATTGTGCAGTTAATTAAACAAGGTTGACTAAAGGCTCAGTTAGTTTGGCTGACACAAAGGGAGCTTTTATTAGTGGTCTGGAAAATGAAATAGCTCTCATCAAACTACCGTGATGGGAAGGCTTTATCATACCATTAACcattagaaaatatatttttctttgcAACCCAGGGATTATTTTTCTTTGCCTCTCCTTTCTTATTCTGTTGaatgtgacagacagacagacagacagacacccattGGGGACATTTATCAAAAGCGGATGCCCCATCCCCAGTCCCCTGTCCCAGTCACTGATGTACTGGGACATCAGTGACTGGGGGGGGTGAAACATCTCTCTGTAttgtgtgtgccccccccccccccctttaagcTATATTGTGTTTCTTTGGTCAACACAGCACAACTGTATTAAAAGCCCAGTAATGACCCACTGGATATTACATTTTAATGGCTTTGTTACAGAAGGCCACTGCGATTAGTTCATCAGCAGGACAAAGAGATCATTTCAAATGGCGCAGCTCTGTGTACAACGACTGTCATGGACGCCGGCATAGCATGAACTGCTGCGTTGAAAAACAACACTCAAGTAATGATTGCCTGCATGTCTTGATTGTGCAGAGTAGGGATGATTACATAAAGGGCATTATCAAATGTTGGGAATAATCGTATGAGGGTCCATGCGACTGATGATTCTCCTGTCCCATGTGTCAGACCCAAAGTGTGTGGTCTGGTGATTTGTACATGGGTTCGTCAGCGTTGCTAATGGATGGGCTGTGTCTCTGTATTACAAACCCGTGTGCCCTAAAGTTGCACAATCAAAAGGAAATATGGGTGAGTGATTTACCGCCTCTATTCTAATCACCCATTTGTTAACATTCGTTATGCTCATCTCACGAGACCAGCAGTCCTGCAGTCcccccaaatatattttttaagtaaGTAAGTAGACTAGGGAATTCCACTTtaatgtagaaacagacatAAGGGTGGAGATGAAGATTGGGAGAAGGTTGATAATGATTGCAGCCCACAACTTGCCACATATAGTAACTACCCAATGTGACAACTGACttataaacatgttaacagttACTGGATAAACAGTTATTTATACAGTAAATGTATAAATATACAATATTTCATGTATGAAGATCAAAACAAATCTTATTTACAGTTAATTACAgtctcacctacacacacctgagaAAGCAATGAAAATCCTCTGGTAACCATGGATGCAACTTTTGGAATGATGGAATATACAGGAATTCACAcatgtatacagtatacatattAGATGTATATATGCAGGATGTATATTCCCATTTcaagatttgttttttaaaccaCAGACGAGATTATGCTAATCAGGTACAGACTGGTTTCGTTACCTTGACGAATTGCGTGACGTTTGTTGCGGCTTTGTTCTTGTCACTTCTAAAAAATGATACATGGTCTGCAATTTGTAAAATCAATTATTCTGAGTATAGGAGGAGAGCGCGGCAGTGAAAGACTGTGGGGAAAGGTGTCCTTGAGGTTTTTAATGTGAGAAGGCTGTGCAAAGAGAGACTGTAGTCACACAAAACGATGTATCTAAATGCGGCCCTGTTTgatctctcttctctttggtgCTCGAAAAGCTGTTCAAACAACTGAACCTGGGGGAGTATTGTTGTTTCACTAAATTGCTGCATGACTATTTAATGTACACAAAAGTATACAAAACAAGGCAAGTGAATAAAATACCAAAGAATTTTCAAAagacacaaaaatgtatttgcaaAACAATAGACAGAGTTTGTACATAGTACATGGTACTATACTATACTGGTCCACATAGACACTTCGTTTTTATGTTGAAGAAATATTGGAACTCGACCCATGTCAAAACATACGGTAAAAGGGACACATACTGTATGAGACAGTGAATATTACCCATGATTCCCGTGGGGTTTTAtcagaagaagacagagagcgAAAGGCTGCATAAAAACGTAATAAAAATGAATTAGAGCCATTCCCACAATTCCTTGGGCAGGCACCTCAGGCTTGATATTAAAAACCTCAGATGTTCTGCTGTCCAGCTGACATACCAATCTATTTAGACACCGAGATAGGAAGCGAAAACAAAGCTCATCGCCACGGAGCTTGGTTAGATGTCACACAAGGGTGCAGGAAGGGAAAAAAGATATAGCTCTCTAAGTACATTCTTCATCATTTGTACTGTCCTCCATACTCTGAGACAGAGTGGCTGACCCGTCTGATCAACTGTCTCAGCAACCTGTCACCCCTCTCAAAGCCACGTAGCAATAATTGTATAGGCTGTCTGATCGCACATGAGAAAGGTGAAGAAACCAAAAGAAGATTACGAATCTGTTCTCTCAGGTCTCTGTGGCCGGCAGTTAGGGAACATCAAAGTATGGAGGATATAGGAAACGGTATCTGGATCCTAGATTGTTCCTAAGAATACTTCCCATCTTAAACACATAGCATTTGCCATCTACAAATGACTCCCTGAAAATAAACTCCCCTTCAAGAAACTGTTGAATAAATGGCCTTGGATGAAGACTTCTTTTTCAAGTGGCAATCTTAGCCAAGACGACTATTTCAAGCAGTAAATCCTCCTTTTAACTGGGCCAGTTGGCAGCATAGCAATTCGTTGGTGTGTGATATCACACTGATATGTACATTCTCTGCTACGAGCTATGCGTCCTCAGATTCTCCTATCAGGGCCCTCTACCCACATAAACATAAAGAATATCCCCTGAAAATGTTGACCTTGCTATATAAATTTACTTAGCTGCTAAATGAAATTTATGATTTCCAAATGATGTGGCTTCCATGTTTACCTActtggtttaaaaaaaatgaaaacccCTTCAAATGTTCAAAGTATGCAAAGATAATTCAAAGATGTAAATTCTAAAGCTTGGGTTGAAGAACATGTCAAGGAGGTTCCTCAACTGCTGAAAGTGATTGGATGCTTTAGCACATCATTTCCATAGGGAGAGGTAAGTGTTTACAAATGAATGAGAATTGGCATCTAAAAAAGGTCCACTGGACCTAATGTAGGTCCACTTTAAGAAAAGGTTTTTGAAACCTTCGGTCATTCCAAACCCCCTCTCAGTTATTTAAGATCACTGGGAAAAGCAAACCACTGAAGGTCCAACGATTAAAGTGGTGAGACAGTATTACATTTAATGCATTTAAAGTTTAATACAATTTGATGCATTCTTTTTGTGGCTATTTCAAAGCATTTTGTGGTTGCAACTGGTAGGTAAAACATAATCTTTGTCCCCCaaagtttatttacatttacatttagtcatttagcagacgctcttatccagagcgacttacagtaagtacagggacattccccccgaggcaagtatggtgaagtgccttgcccaaggacacaacgtcacggcacggctgggaatcgaactggcaaccttcagattactagcccgactccctcaccgctcagccatctgactccctttatcaaggtcaaaggtcaatcaaaaaatgtgtttacatGAAAGAAGATATCGTGTAGCATTTGAAGTGCATGTTTTACTGCAGTGTCAATTACTTTGTGTCCACTCTTGCACTCGTGTTAGGTAACAGGGAGGTCACCTCTACTCAATTTTATGCCCCCAGCCAATTTCTCTGTACCTTAAAATATGTCCTTATTAATTACCATATTTGAGCTGCTCCATTTTTGGGGTAAAATTGTCTGCCCTTGTAATCACACTTCTATATTTTACATAATGTTCTAATACAAATGTATGTAGTGAAATGTGCACATGGaaaaataatgtattaatgaTCACTTTGGTGTCAGTGTAACCCCAGAGATTAACTAATCACGGGTGTTTTGCAGAGGAAACAATTCATGATCACGTCTTGCACAGCGCAGTTATAAAGTGGCAATCTTACAAACAATTCCTGCCAGACTCTATTTTCCAGACACTCTGTTTTCCCAAAGTGAAACCGGGAACAATTAACAAAGACATTAAAGGCACAGAAACCATCTCGGAGTGTTCCAAATGGactcaaatgcaaatgaaagacTGACAGAGGAGCACTTTTCAGGTCTTCAGGATTTGACACTGTGATGGCGTTTGGCACACATGATTCTCTCTCGATCCACCATGAAGCTAGTTTAAGTATTTCACCCTGATTTATGAATTCTTCAGTGTGCCATACAAAATGAAATTGGAAACAATCCACACTACACTACTGCCATCTTGTGGTTAAGGTAGTCAACATATACTTATTATACAGTTGGATCAGAGAGACggctacagtagcctactatttgcaAAAGTTAGCTTTTCTAATTTTAATCAGTTTAGTAGGCTATAGATCTACATCTTTTGACATTTCAGTAGCCACAAAAACAGGAGGTAAGTGGCCATTGAGGTCAGACACAACATATAGTCAATAcacaacatacatacatacacattaattaaaaaatgtgttttttatttAATCCTGGCGTTAATTTAACTATAAATGAGGTCTTTTAATTTAGGACTGGGGCGTCAATAGATGTCTTCCACACTGACGCAAACAACGCAAAGACGTTGTTGCAAGACAATCAGGTTGCGCCATTTTAAAAATTAAAGCAGGGGGGGTGAATTTATTTTGCTAGCCTATCTAGCCTAGCAAGTGTAGCTGTAGTTGCGCTTGACAGCTACTGAGTTAGGTGATCTAGAGATCTGAAGAGTAGAGTAACTTACTCAGTAAAGTTTAAAAAGGGTCTCGGAAGagccacatttcagtgcaataTTTTGCACTGCATTCTTGCAGTTAAGACTACTGTATTGTACTAGACCGGCTAGGGGTAGTGGGTGGAAACCTGGGCCCAACTTAGTCTACGACACGAAATCCCTCTCACCATGGCAGGTACATTTGGAACTGTGGTTGAATACTGTGCGGCAGATTAAGTACAAATAATGTATGTCAGCTAGTAATATGTAGCTATATTATGTAGCTCGCAAAAAGGAACTCAGCTACAGCTCGGTCTGACTAAACTAGTGCTAGCACaactagctagagctaactgggacagggagagacTTTGGCGTCCCGCGAACTAGCGATTCAATTCCTGACTTAATGCGATTCAATTCCTGACTTAATGCAACTAGAAACTGTTCATGTTAATTTAAACTAGATGTCTTGCTAGATACTTTATTTGAAATGACTTGTACGCATGAACAGTTGCCACCAAACTGTTACTTTCCAGTTccagctagtctagctacttGACAATGACTTTCTTCATACTGAAATTAACATGCTTGCAAATATTGGCCAACTATCCAAAGTTTTTTAAAGAATGCACGCAAATATGGTTTCAGTAGTTAGCTAGCACCGTTAGCTAGACGGTGTTTAAACATACATTTGCTATCTAAGAAGTTGCTATTACAGCCAGGAGGGCGATCCAATTCCTGCTAGGTTGGTGTTAGCATGTTCTCATCACCAACAGACTTTGTTTCTATGGAACCAGGAGCCGGTGGAGGCAATGATGTTCAGTGGTGCTTCTCTCAAGTGAAAGGAGCAATCGATGACGATGTTGCAGAAGGTAAGCATCTGTACAGTCTATACAACTGTTGATACCAACTTTCAGAAAACGTGAAAAAACAAGAATACTCAATCACTGTAGTCTGTAATTAAACTGTTCATTACCATACATGAAGTGTCTTGTGTGTGGTACTAAGTGGAGTTGAGATCCTACTATCTCAGGGATAACAGTAGCCTTTTCAGTCTCTGTCCTTGTCTCTGATAAGTGACATATAGTGTTGTATTGTTGACTAGTATGTCAATTTATAACGAACTTGCCTCTAAAACCTTATAAGAAGCACACCAAATGCAGATGCCGTGTGTGTGGCTTAATCCACATTTGTTAGACAACTTCTAAAGCAGTCAACACACTTGGACATCATTTTGTATGTTCTTAATTATGTGTCAAAAGAGTCATTGAGAGTTGTGTTGTTTCAGCTGATATCATATCCACCGTTGAATTCAACCACTCTGGGGATCTGCTGGCCACCGGAGACAAGGGGGGCCGCGTTGTCATCTTTCAGCAGGAGATGGAGGTCAGTATGGGGGACTTAACACAGTATGGGGGACTTAACACAGGCCAGTGCTCTTCCACTGTTCCGTTGCCATGACGTGACCTGtcaactgttgttgttgttgttgtgattggACAGAGCAAGAACCAACCACAATGCCGGGGAGAATACAATGTTTACAGCACCTTCCAGAGCCACGAACCAGAGTTTGACTACCTGAAGAGCCTTGAGATCGAAGAGAAGATCAACAAGATCAGATGGCTACCTCAGAAGAACGCTTCTCAGTTCCTGTTGTCCACGAATGGTCAGTGGAGCAtcgctcatccccccccccccccccccctctgctgtTAAGTCAAGGATAACCAAAACGATGCATTTGCAGtacatattgttttgtttttggcaGATAAGACTATTAAATTGTGGAAAATTAGTGAGCGAGACAAGAGACCAGAGGGCTACAACTTAAAAGAGGAAGATGGACGCTACAAAGATCCTACCACTGTCACAACACTACGGGTGTGTAGAACTTAGTGTACATAAACAATAGATTACTCACACCCCTGTACAAAcaagtggcacacacacacacacaccctctcaaagATTGTTCCAGTGACACACCCTCGCAAACTCTCTCCTCCGTTCTTCTTAGGTGCCCGTGTTCCAACCGATGGACCTGATGGTGGAGGCGAGCCCCAGGCGAGTGTTTGCCAACGCACACACCTACCACATCAACTCCATATCTGTCAACAGCGACTTCGAGACGTACCTGTCCGCGGACGACCTGCGCATCAACCTCTGGAACTTGGAGATCAACGATCGCAGCTTTAGTATCCTTCGTCCGTGTCCCCCCGAGGTGAAACATGGATCGGATGAAGCACTGAAGGGTAGTAGATCCATTTGTCCTTGaccttcctgccccccctcagACATCGTGGACATCAAGCCGACCAACATGGAAGAGCTGATTGAGGTGATCACGGCAGCCGAGTTCCACCCCAACCAGTGCAACACCTTTGTGTACAGCAGCAGCAAAGGCACCATCCGTCTGTGCGACATGAGGGCGGCGGCTCTCTGCGACCAGCACTCCAAACGTAAGCACCTTTTTGGGGGTTCGGAATACCGGGTGTACCTGTGGGAACCTGGTGCCGACCCGGGAAGAGGTCGTCGAGACCCGTGAAGGTGACCacgctgtgtgttctgtgtgtttgtcttttgcTCAGTGTTTGAGGAGCCTGAAGACCCGAGCAGCCGTTCGTTTTTCTCGGAAATCATCTCTTCCATCTCCGACGTCAAGTTCAGTCACAGCGGGCGCTACATGATGACCCGGGACTACCTGTCCGTCAAAATCTGGGATCTCAACATGGAGACCCGCCCCGTAGAGACGTATCAGGTCTGTGTCTGGACTTTTCTACCTGCAAAAGTAGCTGCAActaaatacttttcttttgccAAAGCACAATAGATGCTATTTTTTGGAAGGGAAGATGCACATTAATTAACATGAGCACTTGGTCACAATCTGTGAAGGATCTTTTATGTTGTATTTCCAAGCAAAGCTGACATGACAAAAATGCTTTTCCTACGTTCAAACAGGTCCATGAATACCTCAGGAGTAAACTGTGTTCACTCTATGAGAATGACTGCATCTTTGACAAGTTTGAGTGCTGCTGGAATGGTAACGACAGGTAAGATCATCAGTTTGACCCTGATAACATAACGGCAAACAATATCCGCCTCTCCACAGTGTAACCTATTTTCTGCCTGGTGAGCCTCCTAAGTAGGGGAAGTCAAAAATAAAATCCAGTGTAGAATACTAGGGGGATGGGTATTGTTCAGTGGTAGAGCACTGCTGATCAAATGGTTGCAAGTTCCCCCCGTATTATGTTTTATGCTGAACACTTCCGTGTGTACCATAGACGCGTCTAAACTGAGAAGCAGTTACCTTGCTAAAACCTGCTCTCTTGTCagaaggggggtcagatggctgagcggttagggaatcgggctattaatcagaaggttgccggttcgattcctggctctgaaaaatgacgttgtgtccttgtgcaaggcacttcaccctacttgcctcggggggaatgtccctgtacttactgtaagtcgctctggataagagcgtctgctaaatgactaaacgtaaaTGTCTCGTCACCTCGCTCCTCAGTGTCGTGATGACGGGATCCTACAACAACTTCTTCCGGATGTTCGATCGCGGTTACCGGCAGGACGTGACGCTGGAGGCGTGTCGGGAGGGCAGCAAGCCCCGCTCGGTGCTCAAGCCCAGGAAGGTGTGCTCGGGAGGGAAACGCAAGAAGGACGAGATCAGTGTGGACAGCTTGGACTTTAACCAGAAGATCCTGCACACAGCCTGGCATCCCCATGACAACATCATCGCCGTGGCCACCACCAACAACCTTTATATATTTCAGGACAAGCTGAACTAGTGTCCAGCGACGCCCTCCCCACCCACGTCTTATCCCCTGATCCCACTTAAGCTTTGCTCTTCCGATCCTCTAAGTCCGGAGAAGGACTCGTTTCTGGTTGTCCGCTCTTCCCCGGCCGCCATGCAACTGTTTCCCACTACATCCCAAAAGGGAACACTGTCTCTTTAgtcatttcgtttttttttatttatttttttatttacggTTTCCCCTCTGTTCATTCATCGCACGGTTTCGGGTGCCATTACGACATGATTTGTTTTATATGCAAGCATGTTTTATGTCGTGTAAAATAGGGTGGGATTTCTACTGAATCTCATTTCTCCATCTACCACAAAGATGCCATTCTGCTCGGGTGAAAGTTTGCTACAAACACAGCGAGCTGTCGACTCCTTATTTGCCCCAGGCATTTGTCAGGTTGCCAAgttggctccccccccccccactcaaatAAAGTTATACACTTGCCATTGAtatagactctctctctcacgcacacaaaaCTGAGTACTATTATGTATCTGATACCAGGAGTTTATACAGTGTGCAGACTAGTAACAccagtaagtacagggtcaCTCGAGTGACTGATTCAAGTCATCCAATCTTAATGTAGGCTGACATGCTTTAGCACAACCTTGTGTGCAAACAACCAGCTATTAGTCTCGTACCCCGTGCCACCATGTAAAGCTCGGCACAAGCGCTGGAGCCCAG harbors:
- the ppp2r2aa gene encoding serine/threonine-protein phosphatase 2A 55 kDa regulatory subunit B alpha isoform isoform X1 gives rise to the protein MADFVSMEPGAGGGNDVQWCFSQVKGAIDDDVAEADIISTVEFNHSGDLLATGDKGGRVVIFQQEMESKNQPQCRGEYNVYSTFQSHEPEFDYLKSLEIEEKINKIRWLPQKNASQFLLSTNDKTIKLWKISERDKRPEGYNLKEEDGRYKDPTTVTTLRVPVFQPMDLMVEASPRRVFANAHTYHINSISVNSDFETYLSADDLRINLWNLEINDRSFNIVDIKPTNMEELIEVITAAEFHPNQCNTFVYSSSKGTIRLCDMRAAALCDQHSKLFEEPEDPSSRSFFSEIISSISDVKFSHSGRYMMTRDYLSVKIWDLNMETRPVETYQVHEYLRSKLCSLYENDCIFDKFECCWNGNDSVVMTGSYNNFFRMFDRGYRQDVTLEACREGSKPRSVLKPRKVCSGGKRKKDEISVDSLDFNQKILHTAWHPHDNIIAVATTNNLYIFQDKLN
- the ppp2r2aa gene encoding serine/threonine-protein phosphatase 2A 55 kDa regulatory subunit B alpha isoform isoform X2, translated to MAGAGGGNDVQWCFSQVKGAIDDDVAEADIISTVEFNHSGDLLATGDKGGRVVIFQQEMESKNQPQCRGEYNVYSTFQSHEPEFDYLKSLEIEEKINKIRWLPQKNASQFLLSTNDKTIKLWKISERDKRPEGYNLKEEDGRYKDPTTVTTLRVPVFQPMDLMVEASPRRVFANAHTYHINSISVNSDFETYLSADDLRINLWNLEINDRSFNIVDIKPTNMEELIEVITAAEFHPNQCNTFVYSSSKGTIRLCDMRAAALCDQHSKLFEEPEDPSSRSFFSEIISSISDVKFSHSGRYMMTRDYLSVKIWDLNMETRPVETYQVHEYLRSKLCSLYENDCIFDKFECCWNGNDSVVMTGSYNNFFRMFDRGYRQDVTLEACREGSKPRSVLKPRKVCSGGKRKKDEISVDSLDFNQKILHTAWHPHDNIIAVATTNNLYIFQDKLN